ATCGCCCACATTTGCCATCCTCTCCACCATGTTCTTCAGCGTCTTCAGAGCTGGCAGATAAACACTGACATCAGAGGCCGGAACCCGGGGCTCCGCACACTCCTTCCACCACCTTCTGGGAAGCACCTTCACAGGCAGGTCGTGGACCATCGCACGGCTGTGGCCAGGGCACGACGCCAGCTCCACAACCACAGTGAGGCAGGGGCGCCGCTTGTTGGTGAGCTGGAGCTTCAGGGATGAAGCGTTGCCCGCATTCCTCACGGCTCTGGCCAGGTGCTCAGACATCAGCTCTAGATAGATCTCATTGAATTCCTCCGAAACACCCTCCATACAGAAGTGCCGGAAGACTCCCCGCCTCACCTCACCCCACAGCTGGGCCTCACCCAGCAGCCCGGTGGGGCAGAAGCACAGCCTGTCACGACACACGCGGAGCACACAGACCTTCGCCAGCCTTGCTACAGTGCCGCTGACCTGGATGAAGAGCTCTAGAATACTCTTGCTGGTGATCTTAGCCCGAAATTTCATGGCGCCTGACTGGTAGAGGGAGTGCTGTGAGGAGAAAACTGACAGACAGGCCAGCTGGTTCACCCTTCCTGTCTGGAGTGCAGCCCGCTTAACCTTCCGGCCTGGGGCTCAGCTGGCTCACCTACCCAGTCTGGGGTGCACCCTGCCGCCCCTCCCTCCGGTCCCAGCACGGTCTACACTTTGGTTCCACCTGAGTGCAGGCGCACTTCCACCTGAGGCAACTTAGGGCAAACACTATGGGAGGATGGCCTCTGGACGCATCCTTACCTTTCCACTTGCCTGTACTATTTGAATGCTTTACTGCTTCTGGTAATCTCATAAGAAGGACACTATACACATGGTGACCACAATCAAAAGTTGAGATAACCagcccttttaaaatatttggcacacacacatatatatatatatatcgtcTTGTTCAATCCAGACGTTACTTGTAAATGTCAATACATGTGTCACACAATGTGGTAAATTAGACAATTAGACATGCACTTTACAACCTGACATTTGCacctaaaatacatataaaatagatatCATTCACACCATTAAACAATAACAAGTCTTATCATTTTTGTGGCTGGTTTTCCATCATATTGATAAAATAATTATTCCATAAGAGGAACTCACACGATCTAATTTTGACCTATTAATAGGATAACAATGAATATATGTTATACAAAATACTTTTACTTTTGTTAATATTTACTTgcaaccaggtggtggtggcacacgcctttaatcccagcactgtgtaggcagacacaggcagatctctgtgagtttgaggccagcctggtctacaaaatgagttccaggacagccagagctgttacacagagaaaacctgtgtaagaaaagaaaaagagaagaagccaaaaagaaaaaaaagaagaagaaagaaaattttacttGCATTAAATTTAAAGGGGAACTCCTGGTGatagcatatacatataaaactgTTCTATGTTACCAAACTGTCACAGAGAACATTCTATCAACATACCTTCCCATCAACACCATCGCACAGCAAACTAGTTTGCATGTAGCAATGTGATGGGTAGAATAACATAGCTTCAACTTGCAAGGTCAATTTTACTTTCATTACTTTTTTATGGAGTCTGTTGCTTGACTTTTAAGGTCTCTGGTAAGGTCCAGCTGGTGACACATGCCAATAATTCTAAcactgggagccagaggcagggaggaTCACAGGTTTAAAGAAAGCTAGGGTTACATTCCAAGGCCAGTCTAAGCTATAAtctctaaataaaatatagaat
The DNA window shown above is from Cricetulus griseus strain 17A/GY chromosome 3, alternate assembly CriGri-PICRH-1.0, whole genome shotgun sequence and carries:
- the Hus1b gene encoding checkpoint protein HUS1B isoform X2, coding for MKFRAKITSKSILELFIQVSGTVARLAKVCVLRVCRDRLCFCPTGLLGEAQLWGEVRRGVFRHFCMEGVSEEFNEIYLELMSEHLARAVRNAGNASSLKLQLTNKRRPCLTVVVELASCPGHSRAMVHDLPVKVLPRRWWKECAEPRVPASDVSVYLPALKTLKNMVERMANVGDRVLLEANQNGKMNLSVETDVVTIKSYFKNLGNPPKAVLGMTQEKDPESMVQVASITYHVFAS
- the Hus1b gene encoding checkpoint protein HUS1B isoform X1 — encoded protein: MKFRAKITSKSILELFIQVSGTVARLAKVCVLRVCRDRLCFCPTGLLGEAQLWGEVRRGVFRHFCMEGVSEEFNEIYLELMSEHLARAVRNAGNASSLKLQLTNKRRPCLTVVVELASCPGHSRAMVHDLPVKVLPRRWWKECAEPRVPASDVSVYLPALKTLKNMVERMANVGDRVLLEANQNGKMNLSVETDVVTIKSYFKNLGNPPKAVLGMTQEKDPESMVQVSVDNRKLLLFFEGQQQTNPTMALCNISSNTLLHLVLVHDDISLQYFIPAS